The following is a genomic window from Actinomadura sp. WMMB 499.
TACAGTCCCGGCCGGAGGTGAGGGCCATGCTTCGACGGCGACGCCGCGGCACCCGCACCGCGCTGCCGCTGGCCGCCGCGTTCGCGGTGACGTCCGGAGTCGTCGCCGCGTGCGAGCCGTCCGTCCCGTTCCACCGGCCCGGCGAGGGCAGGCCGGACGACCCGGTCGTCGGGCTCGGCGGCGCCGCGCCCTACGTCGAGCTGCGGACGCCGCACCCGGCCCGCGACCCCGCCCGCGACCCGGTCCGCGACCCGGCCCGCGGCTCCGCGCCGACCGTCGCGCCCGCCGGCGGGCGGGTGTACGCCGCCACCGGCGCCGGGATGCTCGCGCCCGCCGCGCGGAACCTGCCGCGCCGCCTGTACGTCGCCACCGGCCCGTTCCTCGACGTCGTCGACCCGCTCCGGCTCCGCGTCGTCGACCGCCTCCCGGCGGGCGGCGCCGCGCGCGTCGTCCCGTCCTGGGACATGCGCCGGCTGTGGGCCGCGGACGGCCGGCGCGGCGTGCTCGTCCCCGTCGGGCCGCACGGCGCGCGGGGGCCGGCGGTGCCGGTGCCCGACCCGGCGGGCCTGTACTTCACCCCGGACGGCGAGCTGGCGCTCGTCCTGTCCCGGCGGCCCCGCCGCGTCGGCGTCCGCGACCCGCGCACGATGCGGCCCCGCGCCGCGATCCCGATGCCGTGCGCCGCCCGGCACGCCGACTTCTCCCCGGCCGGGCGCCACCTCGTCGCGTCCTGCACCGCCGCGGGCACCCTGGTCGGCGTGGACGTCCGGGCCCGCCGCGCCACCCGGACCCTGCGCCTGCCCGCGGGCGCCCGCCCCGGCGACGTCCGGCTCTCCCCGGACGGGCGCACCTTCTACGTCGCGGACGCCGCCCGGGGCGGCGTCTGGCTCGTCGACGCCCGGACGTTCGCCGCCGCCGGGTTCCTGCGCACCTCGCCGGGCGCCGCCGGGCTCGCCGTCAGCCGGGACGCGCGCCGCCTGTTCGTCGCGGGCGGCGGTGTTCTCGCCACCGTCGACTTCCGCACCC
Proteins encoded in this region:
- a CDS encoding YncE family protein, whose amino-acid sequence is MLRRRRRGTRTALPLAAAFAVTSGVVAACEPSVPFHRPGEGRPDDPVVGLGGAAPYVELRTPHPARDPARDPVRDPARGSAPTVAPAGGRVYAATGAGMLAPAARNLPRRLYVATGPFLDVVDPLRLRVVDRLPAGGAARVVPSWDMRRLWAADGRRGVLVPVGPHGARGPAVPVPDPAGLYFTPDGELALVLSRRPRRVGVRDPRTMRPRAAIPMPCAARHADFSPAGRHLVASCTAAGTLVGVDVRARRATRTLRLPAGARPGDVRLSPDGRTFYVADAARGGVWLVDARTFAAAGFLRTSPGAAGLAVSRDARRLFVAGGGVLATVDFRTRRVTARWPLPGRTPPVLGGVTSDGTALWLADPSGFVYAVSTATGRVLHRIRVGGRPTSLVVHPQPGRYSLGGTGLYR